A stretch of the Actinopolymorpha sp. NPDC004070 genome encodes the following:
- a CDS encoding nucleoside deaminase, with product MRAALGEAALAPDTGDVPVGCVVLGPDGAVLGRGRNAREATGDPTAHAEVLAIREAAVRRGEWRLSGCTLVVTLEPCTMCAGALVQARVDQVVFGAYDDKAGAVGSLWDVVRDRRLNHRPQVVGGVLAQECGDVLRRFFAARRGV from the coding sequence ATGCGGGCCGCCCTCGGCGAGGCCGCGCTGGCTCCGGACACCGGTGACGTACCCGTCGGCTGCGTCGTCCTCGGCCCCGACGGCGCCGTGCTCGGCCGGGGGCGCAACGCACGGGAGGCGACCGGCGACCCCACCGCCCACGCCGAGGTGCTGGCGATCCGGGAGGCCGCCGTGCGACGTGGTGAGTGGCGTCTTTCCGGATGCACCCTCGTCGTCACCCTCGAGCCCTGCACGATGTGCGCGGGTGCGCTGGTGCAGGCCCGGGTCGACCAGGTGGTGTTCGGTGCGTACGACGACAAGGCCGGCGCCGTCGGCTCGCTGTGGGACGTCGTACGCGACCGCCGGCTCAACCACCGGCCGCAGGTGGTCGGGGGCGTGCTCGCGCAGGAGTGCGGTGACGTGCTGCGGCGGTTCTTCGCCGCTCGCCGGGGCGTGTGA
- a CDS encoding tRNA adenosine deaminase-associated protein: protein MSYFAAAFARSGDEWVASETDLDDVETVEDVVDAVQDVESDDENVLVLVEEENWFAVVRVEGDEEPRVYVSDGAETLRSPVGEALVSELVEEHRLAAVVAGDAGADLPVVPATDLDEDEDEPVELPAEPIGEAGLLDDLGIRAEDLNRLAAAIGTPPSAAVTFLAERLGFAEALEAVR from the coding sequence GTGTCGTACTTCGCGGCGGCGTTCGCCCGCAGTGGGGACGAGTGGGTGGCGAGTGAGACCGACCTCGACGACGTGGAGACCGTGGAGGACGTGGTCGACGCGGTACAGGACGTCGAGTCCGACGACGAGAACGTCCTGGTCCTCGTCGAGGAGGAGAACTGGTTCGCCGTCGTGAGGGTGGAAGGCGACGAGGAACCCAGGGTGTACGTGTCCGACGGAGCCGAGACGCTCCGCTCACCGGTCGGTGAGGCGCTGGTGAGCGAGTTGGTGGAGGAACACCGGCTCGCCGCGGTGGTCGCCGGTGACGCGGGTGCCGACCTGCCGGTGGTGCCGGCCACCGACCTCGACGAGGACGAGGACGAGCCGGTGGAGCTGCCGGCCGAGCCCATCGGCGAGGCCGGTCTGCTGGACGACCTCGGCATCCGGGCCGAGGACCTCAACCGGCTGGCGGCGGCGATCGGCACGCCCCCCTCGGCGGCGGTGACGTTCCTCGCCGAACGCCTGGGATTCGCCGAGGCGCTCGAGGCCGTCCGCTGA
- a CDS encoding tRNA adenosine deaminase-associated protein, translated as MADDSATAIDFAVVTYLEEGCWRVSSLATTAARDLDTFVRTLRQMQGDIGCIGSVSVDDDFFILVRVVGDEVRYLLSDVTAATDWPLAREVLDELALPVPIDEDDEDQAQPAGDLTIVADLGMAAMEMGALCDDLDLYPDEMLSKIAERLGYGPAFQRAVEASVG; from the coding sequence ATGGCCGACGACAGTGCTACGGCGATCGACTTCGCGGTGGTCACCTACCTCGAGGAGGGCTGCTGGCGGGTGTCGTCACTGGCGACCACGGCGGCGCGTGACCTCGACACGTTCGTACGCACGCTGCGCCAGATGCAGGGCGACATCGGCTGTATCGGCTCGGTCTCGGTCGACGACGACTTCTTCATCCTGGTCCGGGTCGTGGGCGACGAGGTCCGTTACCTCCTGTCCGATGTAACCGCGGCGACGGACTGGCCGCTGGCCCGGGAGGTCCTCGACGAACTCGCGCTTCCGGTCCCCATCGACGAGGACGACGAGGACCAGGCACAACCCGCGGGCGATCTCACCATCGTGGCCGACCTCGGCATGGCCGCGATGGAGATGGGCGCCCTGTGTGACGACCTCGACCTCTACCCCGACGAGATGCTGTCCAAGATCGCCGAGCGCCTGGGCTACGGTCCGGCGTTCCAGCGGGCGGTCGAGGCCTCGGTCGGCTGA